The genomic DNA AGAGATCATATTGTCGAGACGTGAGTGGCTGTTGGATTTTGCTTTGCATACTTTGATTTGATCGTATTATTTCTGTTTCTGCAATGATCCTGAAGTACGTATGCCGATCTCAATCTGTTTGATGAAATTCAGGTTTGAAATCGTATTCACTGAATTTTTATTTTCCACCATTTTCGCCAACTCTGAATGAAGCTCGTCAAGAGTTTGTTCAGCCAGCTTGAACACCAGCGAACAATCAAGATAGCAGGTAAAATCAACACCAGCACCCATGGGAGGACCCCCACCAAAACGATTGCAAGAGTTCGGATGAATACGACCAGTCGGCTGATTGAGACGCTGAACGTTCGCTGAACTTCTGCCATGAATCCTAACTGCTGCTCTGGCTGGTAATCGCGGTATTCTTGAACGTGTAGCGTTACGGTGGAGAAATCGACTTGGTGAGTCAGTAACCGCATTCGTCCTTGCATGCTTTCCAGTTCCGTGCGGATTCTCATCAATTCTTTTTCGACAGCCAGTGTCTCCTCGAGTTTTGCGGTATCTTCTTCCAGGTGCTTGAGCATCCGCGCCTCTTCCTGCTTCTTCGTGCGGATGCGCCCTTCCAGGTCATAATACTGAGCGGTCACTTCGGTTGAGTTTTCATTTTGAGACTGCAGTTCTCCAAGTTTTCCCGCTTGATCCAGAAAGTCAGCATACTTCCGAATCGGAATTTTGATGACCCATGTTCCGGAACGTCGAGTTCCTGAGATTCCATCCAGGCTTGAACTGGCAACATAACCGCCGTGTGCCTTCACGATATCTTTAACCCGTGCCGGAATATCATCAAAAGAGGTCACCTCGATGCGGAGTTCAGACTCATAGATGATTTTTCTCTCGACCGCTGAATCTTCGCTCACTTCGGGATCGAGTGAACTTCCCTCAGTCG from Thalassoglobus polymorphus includes the following:
- a CDS encoding DUF4349 domain-containing protein codes for the protein MKAIALFCSVSLWTIIFCVSASGCGSSESMSLSKSEQFASTGSEDVSDFNEIAMNQVPTEGSSLDPEVSEDSAVERKIIYESELRIEVTSFDDIPARVKDIVKAHGGYVASSSLDGISGTRRSGTWVIKIPIRKYADFLDQAGKLGELQSQNENSTEVTAQYYDLEGRIRTKKQEEARMLKHLEEDTAKLEETLAVEKELMRIRTELESMQGRMRLLTHQVDFSTVTLHVQEYRDYQPEQQLGFMAEVQRTFSVSISRLVVFIRTLAIVLVGVLPWVLVLILPAILIVRWCSSWLNKLLTSFIQSWRKWWKIKIQ